A portion of the Suricata suricatta isolate VVHF042 chromosome 11, meerkat_22Aug2017_6uvM2_HiC, whole genome shotgun sequence genome contains these proteins:
- the LOC115272415 gene encoding olfactory receptor 5AL1-like, which produces MAKGNQSEVTEFILLGLTDNPELQAILFCVFLLIYLVTVSGNLGLIVLIQISPQLHTPMYFFLCHLAFVDFYGSSAITPNTLANSLREIKSIPFYACATQVCCFITFSVWELLMLSVMAYDRYVAICNPLLYVILMPRKLCLQMVTSSYIYGFTVGLIQAAATFHMSFCDSNVVNQFYCDDVPLISLACSDTQVKELMLLIIAGFNVFCSLTIVLISYVFIVFTILKIHSAAGRHKAFSTCASHLFSITMYYGTLSFMYLRPKSSHSLDKDKFASVFYAVVIPMLNPLIYSLRNQEVKKAFNKFFEKIYSDNR; this is translated from the coding sequence ATGGCAAAAGGCAATCAGTCAGAAGTCACTGAGTTTATTCTCTTGGGCCTCACAGACAACCCAGAACTTCAGGCCATTCTCTTTTGTGTATTCTTATTGATTTACTTAGTTACTGTCTCAGGTAACCTTGGCTTGATTGTGCTAATCCAAATAAGTCCCCAACTTCACAcacccatgtatttcttcctctgtcatctggcttttgttgatttttatgggTCCTCCGCCATCACTCCAAACACACTTGCAAACTCTTTACGTGAAATTAAAAGTATCCCATTTTATGCATGTGCCACTCAAGTGTGTTGCTTTATCACATTTTCTGTTTGGGAATTATTAATGTTGTCTGTCATGGCCTAtgatcgctatgtggccatctgcaaccctTTGCTCTATGTCATTCTCATGCCCAGGAAACTCTGCCTCCAAATGGTCACTAGCTCTTATATTTATGGATTCACTGTAGGGCTCATACAAGCAGCGGCTACATTCCACATGTCTTTCTGTGACTCCAATGTGGTCAACCAGTTCTACTGTGATGATGTCCCCTTGATTTCTCTGGCTTGCTCTGATACCCAAGTCAAAGAGTTGATGTTGTTGATCATTGCTGGGTTCAATGTGTTCTGTTCTCTTACGATTGTTCTCATATCCTATGTGTTTATTGTCTTCACCATCTTAAAGATCCATTCTGCTGCAGGAAGACATAAAGCCTTTTCTACCTGTGCTTCTCACCTGTTTTCTATTACTATGTATTATGGGACCCTCAGTTTTATGTACTTGCGCCCCAAGTCAAGCCACTCACTGGATAAAGACAAATTTGCCTCAGTATTCTACGCAGTGGTGATTCCCATGTTAAATCCATTGATCTACAGTTTGAGGAATCAGGAAGTAAAAAAGGCTTTcaataaattttttgaaaagatatattctgATAATAGATAA
- the LOC115271840 gene encoding olfactory receptor 5AL1-like: protein MAEGNDSEVTEFILLGLTQSPELQALLFGIFLVIYLISVIGNLGLIMLICISSQLHTPMYFFLSNLAFVDFCYTSSVTPNTLVNFLQKVKRISLPACATQLCSFVMFVVCEVYMLSVMAYDRYTAISNPLLYTIIMNRKVCIKMVVSTYLYGFSVGLLQTILTFHLSFCNSNIINHFYCDDVPLVGLACRKTHYKDIKELILFTLAGFNTLFSLFIILISYIFIVFAILRINSVEGRKKAFSTCASHLTSITIFYGTIIFMYMQPKTNRSLDTEKIASVFYTVVIPMLNPLIYSLRNQEVNNALKRIVEKMLSMK, encoded by the coding sequence ATGGCGGAAGGCAATGATTCTGAAGTGACTGAATTCATCCTCTTGGGACTCACACAAAGTCCAGAGCTTCAAGCTCTTCTTTTCGGGATCTTTCTAGTGATCTACTTAATTAGTGTCATAGGTAATCTTGGGTTAATTATGCTAATTTGTATTAGTTCTCAGCTTCACACacccatgtattttttcctcagCAACCtagcttttgttgatttttgctacACCTCCTCTGTCACTCCTAACACCCTGGTGAACTTCCTCCAAAAGGTTAAGAGAATATCCTTACCTGCCTGTGCCACTCAGTTGTGCTCTTTTGTCATGTTTGTGGTTTGTGAAGTGTACATGCTCTCAGTCATGGCATATGATAGGTACACAGCCATTTCCAACCCTTTACTCTATACCATTATCATGAACAGAAAGGTCTGTATTAAAATGGTGGTTAGTACATACTTGTATGGCTTTTCTGTGGGACTCCTACAGACAATTCTTACATTCCACTTGTCTTTTTgtaattcaaatataataaatcaCTTCTACTGCGACGATGTTCCCCTGGTTGGTCTGGCCTGCCGTAAAACCCACTATAAAGATATCAAAGAACTGATATTGTTCACACTTGCTGGTTTCAatacccttttctctctttttatcatcCTCATCTCCTACATATTCATTGTATTTGCCATTCTGAGGATTAATTCAGTTGAAGGCAGAAAAAAGGCATTTTCTACTTGTGCCTCCCACCTGACTTCCATCACCATATTTTATGGTACCATCATCTTCATGTATATGCAGCCAAAAACAAACCGTTCTCTGGATACTGAGAAAATAGCTTCTGTTTTCTATACTGTGGTGATCCCCATGCTAAATCCTTTAATATACAGCCTGAGAAACCAGGAGGTCAACAATGCTTTGAAGAGAATTGTAGAAAAGATGTTGTCTATGAAATAA
- the LOC115307045 gene encoding olfactory receptor 1044 → MAQINCTQVKEFILMGLTDGQELKMPLFVVFLSIYLFTVIGNLGLILVIRTDSRLNTPMYFFLSNLALVDFCYSSVITPKMLGNFLYKQNVISFNACAAQLGCFLAFMTAECLLLASMAYDRYVAICNPLLYMVVMSPGICIQLVVVPYSYSFLVALFHTILTFRLSYCHSNIINHFYCDDMPLLRLTGSDTHSKQLWIFACAGIMFISSLLIVFVSYTYIISAILRMRSAEGRRKAFSTCGSHMLAVTIFYGTLIFMYLQPSSNHSLDTDKMASVFYTVIIPMLNPLIYSLRNKEVKDALKKVIVNRNQAFVFIKLRK, encoded by the coding sequence ATGGCCCAGATAAACTGCACCCAAGTAAAGGAGTTTATTCTCATGGGCCTCACAGATGGTCAAGAGTTGAAGATGCCCCTTTTTGTGGTTTTCTTATCTATCTACCTCTTCACAGTAATAGGTAACCTGGGTTTGATTCTAGTCATTAGAACAGACTCAAGACTCAACACACCGATGTACTTCTTTCTTAGCAACCTGGCTCTTGTTGATTTTTGTTACTCTTCTGTCATTACACCCAAAATGCTTGGGAATTTCTTGTACAAACAAAACGTTATCTCCTTCAATGCATGTGCTGCTCAGTTAGGCTGTTTCCTGGCTTTTATGACGGCTGAGTGCTTGCTACTTGCTTCCATGGCCTATGATCGATACGTGGCCATTTGTAACCCTCTCCTCTACATGGTCGTAATGTCGCCAGGAATCTGCATTCAGCTCGTGGTGGTCCCCTACAGCTATAGCTTCCTGGTGGCCCTGTTTCATACCATCCTCACCTTTCGCCTCTCCTATTGCCACTCCAATATCATCAATCACTTCTATTGTGATGACATGCCTCTCCTCAGGCTAACTGGCTCAGACACTCACTCCAAACAGCTATGGATCTTTGCCTGCGCTGGGATCATGttcatttcttcccttctgaTTGTCTTTGTCTCCTACACGTACATTATTTCTGCCATTTTGAGGATGCGCTCAGCTGAGGGCAGGCGCAAGGCTTTCTCCACTTGTGGCTCTCACATGCTGGCGGTCACCATATTCTATGGGACCCTTATCTTTATGTACTTACAGCCAAGCTCAAACCATTCCCTGGACACAGATAAGATGGCCTCCGTCTTCTACACAGTGATCAttcccatgctgaaccccttaaTCTACAGCCTTAGgaacaaggaagtgaaagatgCTCTGAAGAAAGTCATTGTCAATAGAAACCAGGCTTTTGTGTTTATTAAATTAAGGAAGTAA